Proteins from a genomic interval of Geotrypetes seraphini chromosome 7, aGeoSer1.1, whole genome shotgun sequence:
- the LOC117363829 gene encoding pre-mRNA-splicing factor 38A: MANRTVKDAHSIHGTNPQYLVEKIIRTRIYESKYWKEECFGLTAELVVDKAMELKYVGGVYGGNIKPTPFLCLTLKMLQIQPEKDIIVEFIKNEDFKYVRMLGALYMRLTGIATDCYKYLEPLYNDYRKIKSQNRNGEFELMHVDEFIDELLHSERVCDIILPRLQKRYVLEEAEQLETRISALEEDMDDVESSEDDDDDDEKMDRVPSPDHHRRSYRDLDRPRRSPSPRYRRSRSRSPRRRSRSPKRRSPSPRRERHRSKSPRRHRSRSRERRHRSRSKSPGHHRSHRHRSHSKSPERSKKSHKRSRRANE; this comes from the coding sequence ATGGCGAATCGCACGGTGAAAGATGCCCACAGTATCCATGGCACTAATCCTCAGTACCTGGTGGAGAAGATCATCCGTACGCGGATCTACGAGTCGAAATATTGGAAGGAAGAATGCTTCGGGCTGACGGCTGAACTTGTCgtggacaaagccatggagcTGAAATACGTTGGTGGTGTTTATGGAGGAAACATAAAACCTACTCCTTTCCTATGCTTGACCCTGAAAATGCTCCAGATTCAACCAGAGAAAGATATCATTGTTGAGTTTATAAAGAATGAAGATTTCAAGTATGTCAGAATGTTGGGGGCCTTATATATGAGACTAACAGGCATAGCCACTGATTGCTACAAATACCTTGAACCACTGTACAATGATTATCGGAAAATAAAGAGCCAAAACAGGAATGGAGAATTTGAATTGATGCACGTAGATGAATTCATAGACGAACTCCTGCATAGTGAGCGTGTTTGTGATATCATTTTACCTCGGCTGCAGAAACGTTATGTGCTAGAAGAAGCTGAGCAACTGGAGACTCGTATTAGCGCTTTAGAAGAAGATATGGATGACGTGGAGTCCAGTgaagatgatgatgatgacgatgAAAAGATGGACAGAGTCCCATCACCTGATCACCACAGAAGAAGTTATCGAGACTTAGACAGACCACGCAGATCTCCTTCACCACGCTATCGGAGGAGTCGAAGCAGATCTCCAAGAAGGCGAAGCCGCTCTCCAAAGCGGAGGAGCCCCTCACCACGCCGGGAACGACATCGTAGTAAAAGTCCAAGGCGCCACAGAAGCAGATCCAGAGAAAGGCGCCACCGATCAAGATCCAAATCTCCAGGGCACCATCGAAGCCACAGACACAGAAGCCATTCTAAATCACCTGAAAGGTCAAAGAAAAGTCACAAGAGGAGTCGGCGTGCTAATGAATAG